One segment of Trueperaceae bacterium DNA contains the following:
- the hppA gene encoding sodium-translocating pyrophosphatase (pyrophosphate-energized proton pump; pyrophosphate-energized inorganic pyrophosphatase; H+-PPase; can cleave pyrophosphate to two phosphates; can generate a proton motive force and drive pyrophosphate synthesis when PMF is sufficient), which translates to MDGLLILIPLAAIVALVAAWLLAANILRSGTGTDRMMEISDAVRQGAAAYMNRQYRTIFVVAVVIIAVFVIVALTSTGESGIQWWWTTIGFAIGALFSGFSGYIGMNVAVRANVRVAEAARAGLAGALRIAFNGGAVAGLAVAGLALLGVAGFFWLFQVIFGLNNPVEPLIGFAFGASLISLFARVGGGIFTKAADVGADLVGKVEAGIPEDDPRNPAVIADNVGDNVGDCAGMGADLFETYAVTAIGAIFLGYLLPDIHAVTAMVIFPLVLGAIAIIASILGVFFVRLGPNQNIMAALYRGVFVSAGLSVVGFYIASRLVFKDFDYSIISGFSGWLPLFLSSVIGIAVTILIMYITEYYTGTRFKPVQSIADASVTGSATNIISGLAVGMQSTAWPVIVLVLASFAAFLLAGLYGIAIAAVAMLSVTGMIVAMDTYGPITDNAGGIAEMAELPEEVRATTDALDAVGNTTKAVTKGYAIGSAALAALVLFADYAERLDLGENAFRLNDPIVLIGLLTGAMLPFLFSSFLMQSVGNAAGAVIKEVRRQFREIPGIMEGTAKPEYGRAVDIVTAAALREMAVPGILAVVAPLVVGFLFGPLALGGLLIGVIASGLMMALMMSNGGGAWDNAKKFIEDGNHGGKGSDAHEAAVVGDTVGDPYKDTAGPSINPLIKVXNTVALIFAGLIASVGGILL; encoded by the coding sequence ATGGACGGACTTCTCATCCTGATCCCGCTTGCAGCAATCGTTGCTTTGGTCGCCGCTTGGCTACTAGCCGCAAATATTCTTCGGTCTGGCACCGGCACCGATCGCATGATGGAGATTTCAGATGCTGTCCGCCAGGGAGCGGCAGCGTATATGAACCGCCAATACCGGACCATATTCGTGGTTGCAGTCGTGATAATCGCTGTGTTCGTGATAGTTGCACTAACGAGTACCGGTGAGAGTGGAATTCAATGGTGGTGGACAACCATTGGTTTTGCAATCGGTGCCCTATTCTCTGGTTTCAGTGGTTACATCGGAATGAACGTAGCAGTACGTGCCAACGTACGAGTCGCCGAAGCAGCTCGCGCTGGTTTGGCAGGGGCATTAAGGATAGCCTTTAATGGTGGCGCCGTTGCAGGGCTTGCAGTGGCCGGCTTAGCTCTCCTTGGAGTAGCTGGGTTCTTTTGGCTCTTCCAAGTAATATTTGGACTGAACAATCCGGTGGAACCTCTAATTGGCTTTGCTTTCGGAGCTAGCCTGATCAGCCTTTTTGCCAGAGTTGGCGGCGGAATATTCACAAAAGCTGCTGACGTCGGCGCTGATTTAGTTGGTAAGGTGGAAGCAGGAATCCCTGAAGATGACCCACGGAACCCCGCCGTAATAGCAGACAACGTAGGTGACAACGTAGGGGACTGTGCTGGTATGGGTGCTGACTTATTCGAAACCTATGCGGTCACCGCAATTGGAGCCATTTTTCTAGGGTACCTTCTGCCGGACATTCACGCCGTCACAGCGATGGTTATTTTTCCGTTAGTGCTTGGAGCCATAGCAATCATCGCGTCAATTCTAGGCGTCTTCTTCGTACGGCTCGGGCCGAACCAGAACATTATGGCAGCTCTTTACAGAGGTGTTTTTGTAAGCGCTGGCCTAAGTGTTGTTGGCTTCTATATAGCTTCGAGATTGGTCTTCAAAGATTTTGACTATTCGATAATCTCCGGTTTTTCTGGTTGGTTACCACTTTTCCTTTCAAGTGTCATTGGAATCGCTGTAACAATATTGATCATGTATATCACCGAGTACTACACCGGTACTCGCTTCAAGCCCGTACAGAGCATTGCCGATGCTTCTGTCACTGGTAGCGCCACCAACATCATTAGCGGATTAGCCGTCGGCATGCAATCAACCGCTTGGCCCGTTATCGTCCTAGTCTTAGCCAGCTTTGCTGCTTTCCTATTAGCCGGGTTATACGGAATAGCAATAGCGGCCGTTGCAATGTTATCCGTCACTGGAATGATCGTAGCTATGGATACTTATGGCCCGATAACTGACAACGCTGGCGGTATTGCTGAAATGGCAGAGTTGCCTGAAGAGGTCCGAGCTACCACTGATGCTCTAGATGCCGTAGGTAACACAACTAAGGCTGTTACGAAAGGCTACGCCATCGGTTCCGCCGCGCTCGCCGCCTTGGTGTTATTCGCTGACTACGCGGAGAGATTAGATTTAGGTGAAAACGCGTTTAGACTTAACGATCCAATCGTGTTGATAGGCCTCTTAACGGGCGCCATGTTACCGTTCCTATTCAGCTCTTTCTTAATGCAATCAGTTGGGAACGCTGCTGGTGCGGTAATCAAAGAGGTCCGTCGCCAGTTTAGAGAAATACCAGGAATCATGGAAGGAACTGCCAAGCCGGAATACGGACGAGCAGTAGACATTGTTACTGCAGCAGCTCTCCGAGAGATGGCAGTTCCTGGCATTCTCGCTGTTGTGGCTCCCCTAGTCGTAGGGTTCCTTTTTGGACCACTAGCCTTGGGTGGACTACTAATTGGCGTGATTGCTTCGGGCCTAATGATGGCACTAATGATGTCNAACGGTGGCGGTGCATGGGACAACGCCAAAAAGTTTATTGAAGATGGAAACCACGGTGGTAAGGGTAGTGACGCCCATGAGGCAGCCGTTGTAGGAGATACTGTTGGCGACCCATATAAAGATACCGCTGGCCCCTCAATAAACCCATTAATCAAGGTAATNAACACGGTGGCTTTGATTTTCGCAGGCTTAATAGCAAGCGTAGGTGGGATCTTGCTTTAG